A window of Streptomyces broussonetiae genomic DNA:
GGAGGTCGACGTCGGCCACGGGCTCCCAGTCCTGCGCGACTGCACTCAGCGCGGCACCGGCGGTGTTGCTTGCGCCGGTGCCGTAGTGCGCCACGACCCCGCCGGTGGCGACGAGGACATGTCCTTGATCGATGCCGGGCAGGGAAGGCGAGGTGGGGCGGTTCCCGGGCACGCTCGGCTCTGCCGTGGGGCGGGGCGGGCTCGGGGCCGCCGGCCCGTTCGGCGCCGGGTCGCCACCCGCACGCAGGGGCGTCCCGTGTGCGTGCCTGCGCGGCCGGTCCTCGGCGCGGACGTCCACGGTGCCGCCCGCAGCCAGGCCGTCCTGTCCGGCCGCTGCCGGGACCGCGCGGTCGTGCTCGGCCAGTACGGCGCGCAACTCCTCGGCGGCGCGGACCCGCTCGACCGGTTCCAGGCCCTCCAGCAGTGCCTCGACACGGGCCTGCCAGGCCGCCTGCAGACGGCTGCGGACGGACTGCACCTGTGCCGCCGCCACGGATCGCAGTTCGCCGGCGGTCCGGTCCAGCCGTTCGCGCTCCGCCCGCTCGCGCTGTTCGTCACCCCGGGCGGACCAGCGTGCCACCGCCGCCCGCAGCCCGGGCCACGTATCCGTCCCCACCGCCCGCACCACGGCGGCTGCGCCGGTCTCGGCCAGCGCCGTCCACGCCTGCTCCGGCATCGCCGTCCCCCCTGCCCGGGATCCCTGATCCCACCGGCGGACCGCTGTCCCGCCAGCACAGTAGGGCGCGTTCCCCGTCCTGCGCAGCGTTACGGAGAAACACCCGCGGCGGCCGGAGGACGGTGACGTACCCGGCGGAACCGGACGCGGCCCGGGCACCACCCGCGGGCCGTTGTCGTACCCGCGTGCCATGCTGCGGCCATGACTGCTCCGCGGACCCCTTCGGCCCTGCCCGACGGCCCGTCCCCCTCCTGACCGGACCCGAACTCCCCATGCTGGAGAGCCGGCTGGACTTCCACCGGGCCACGCTGGAACTCAAGTGCCGGGGGCTGGACGACGCGCAGGTGCGGCTCGCCCCGGCGGAGCCGTCGTCGCCGGCGCTGCTCGGGCTCGTCCAGCATCTCGCCGAGGTCGAACGGAACTGGTTCCAGCGGGTGCCGGCCGGCCTGGAGGTGCCGCCGCCGTTCGCGGACGAGACGGGGTACGGCCTCGATCCCGAGCGCGGGCTTCAGGAAGCGCTGGACGTGTGGCGGGCGCAGATCGCGCGCGGCCGGGAGCTGCTCGCCGGGCGGGAGCCGGACGACACCGGGCGCATGGCCGACAAGCCGCCGGCAGGCGTCGAGGTCGGTGTGCGCCGGGTGCTCATCCACCTCGTCGAGGAGTACGCCCGGCACAACGGACACGCCGACATTCTGCGTGAACGGATCGGCGAAACCACCGGCGCCTGAATTCAATTTACTTTCACAATTCCCTCCTATTTCCCGGACGACAGCTTCCCGTCTTCTTCTGCCCGCTTTTTGCAGAGCTAAACGGGGCAGTTTTCGAGCGTGTTTCTTACGAGTATCTGACGGTTTCCTGGCTGTGACGCACTCCACAGGTGGGTTGATTTGCCCATATTTGCCCTGGTGCAATCTCGACATTTAGCCAACCTGCATGCGCGAGCCAGTAACGGCGGCCGTGCATTTCCTAATTCGCCTCGCTAAATTCGTGCCGCATGACTGCCGCACCCGCAGACCTTCTGATCGACCATCCGGCGGTGAACGACGGAGCCACGCTCTGGCGTCTCGCCAAGGACTCGAAAACCCTCGACCTGAACTCCTCGTACAGCTATCTGCTGTGGTGCCGCGACTTCGCCGGGACCTCGGCGGTGGCGCGTGGTGCGGACGGGGAGCCGGTCGGATTCGTCACCGGCTACGTGCGGCCCGACCGCCCGCACACCCTGCTGGTCTGGCAGGTGGCCGTCGACTCCGCCCACCGGGGTCTCGGCATCGCCGCCGCACTGCTGGACGGGCTGACCGCACGACTGGTCGCCGAGCGCGGCGTCACCGAGGTGGAGACGACCATCACGCCCGGCAACACCGCTTCCGAGCGGCTGTTCACCTCGTTCGCCGCCCGGCACGGGGCGCACCTCGAACGCGAGGTGCTGTTCCCCGCCGAGCTGTTCCCGGACGGCAGCCACGACCCCGAAGTCCTCTACCGCATCGGCCCGCTGACCGAGTTCACCGCCCACTGAGGAGCGATTCACCGTGACCATCACCCAGCCCGACCTCAGCGTCTTCGAGACCCTCGAGTCCGAGGTGCGCAGCTACTGCCGCGGCTGGCCCACGGTCTTCGACCGCGCGCAGGGCAGCCGGATGTACGACGAGGACGGTCATGCCTACCTCGACTTCTTCGCCGGGGCCGGCTCACTCAACTACGGCCACAACAACCCGGTACTCAAACGTGCGTTGATCGACTATCTGGATCGCGACGGGGTCACCCACGGCCTGGACATGTCGACCACGGCCAAGAGGTCGTTCCTGCAGGCCTTCCAGGATCTGGTGCTGCGCCCGCGCGATCTGCCGTACAAGGTCATGTTCCCGGGCCCGACCGGCACCAACGCCGTGGAGTCGGCGCTCAAGCTGGCCCGGAAGGTGAAGGGCCGGGAAGCGATCGTGTCGTTCACGAACG
This region includes:
- a CDS encoding DinB family protein, with translation MLESRLDFHRATLELKCRGLDDAQVRLAPAEPSSPALLGLVQHLAEVERNWFQRVPAGLEVPPPFADETGYGLDPERGLQEALDVWRAQIARGRELLAGREPDDTGRMADKPPAGVEVGVRRVLIHLVEEYARHNGHADILRERIGETTGA
- the ectA gene encoding diaminobutyrate acetyltransferase, producing MTAAPADLLIDHPAVNDGATLWRLAKDSKTLDLNSSYSYLLWCRDFAGTSAVARGADGEPVGFVTGYVRPDRPHTLLVWQVAVDSAHRGLGIAAALLDGLTARLVAERGVTEVETTITPGNTASERLFTSFAARHGAHLEREVLFPAELFPDGSHDPEVLYRIGPLTEFTAH